A DNA window from Ranitomeya imitator isolate aRanImi1 chromosome 2, aRanImi1.pri, whole genome shotgun sequence contains the following coding sequences:
- the LOC138663104 gene encoding tripartite motif-containing protein 14-like, whose translation MATDNLRDELICSLCQDICKEVSSLRCGHSFCQGCIARLLEMHGAAAVYKCPDCKTQPNSSPRRDQTLGDVILCSPSARPGEEVPVTICTYCIHSPVPDIKSCLLCEASLGHDHLKVHTKSAEHVVSNPTPNMDVRRCSIHKKMLESSCAEDAAYLCLYCMAEQREHLVESVDETPMKHELNNILEKLLSSRSEAEDRIQDLKKHGQLLELEAEGLNKKVNVVFKDMRKHMEVLEKKVLSEISRQAEKASAPCQKEIKELEAKKDELSKKMTIIKELCTTSDPITVLNGLEIKKEELPKKMTTIEELSTTSDPITVLNELEIKKEELPKKMTTIEELSTKSDPISVLKDLLVKNVELSKQMPTIEELRITSIPIPGLKGLKQKNIDGGNDQQDYSRAAHDLDQPPVSEILHAGFAELVTIAHNGLFMNEESDIFLDEDTAGNNIRVLPDLKSFYWVETHEPKPKTPQRFKDHQVLSSSSFSTGRHFWMVETSKWGNWRLGMSYPSIARKGFRSYIGCNTKSWGLCKWNNQYSVMHACKEVKLPDKFTCQRFGVYLDYEAGHLSFYELSDPIRHLFSFHATFTKPLHAIFRLWLDSHGGAWMMLKNSGPHVTAWPVGGGRL comes from the coding sequence ATGGCGACTGACAATCTGAGGGACGAGCTGATCTGCTCGCTGTGCCAGGACATTTGTAAGGAAGTTTCATCGCTGAGATGTGGGCACAGCTTCTGCCAGGGGTGCATTGCTCGTCTGCTGGAGATGCATGGGGCGGCTGCAGTCTATAAGTGTCCTGACTGCAAGACGCAACCCAATTCCTCACCGAGAAGGGACCAGACCTTGGGTGATGTCATCCTTTGCTCCCCGTCTGCCAGGCCTGGTGAGGAGGTGCCTGTCACCATCTGCACTTATTGTATTCACTCTCCGGTACCTGACATCAAATCCTGCCTGCTGTGTGAAGCTTCTCTAGGTCACGACCATCTGAAAGTCCACACCAAGTCTGCAGAACACGTCGTGTCCAACCCAACCCCTAATATGGACGTCAGAAGATGCTCCATCCATAAGAAGATGCTGGAAAGTTCCTGTGCAGAAGATGCCGCTTATCTCTGCCTTTATTGCATGGCCGAACAAAGGGAACACCTGGTGGAGTCAGTCGATGAGACTCCCATGAAGCATGAGCTGAACAATATCTTGGAGAAACTGTTGTCATCAAGATCTGAAGCTGAAGACAGAATCCAAGATCTGAAGAAACATGGTCAACTGCTTGAACTGGAAGCTGAGGGACTTAACAAGAAGGTTAATGTGGTCTTTAAGGACATGAGGAAACACATGGAAGTTTTAGAGAAGAAAGTCCTGAGTGAGATCTCCAGGCAGGCGGAGAAAGCTTCAGCACCATGTCAGAAGGAGATCAAAGAACTGGAAGCAAAGAAGGATGAGTTGTCCAAAAAGATGACCATTATCAAAGAGCTGTGTACCACATCTGATCCTATCACAGTCCTCAATGGATTAGAAATTAAGAAGGAAGAGTTGCCCAAGAAGATGACCACCATTGAGGAACTAAGTACCACATCGGATCCTATCACAGTCCTCAATGAATTAGAAATTAAGAAGGAAGAGTTGCCCAAGAAGATGACCACCATTGAGGAGCTGAGTACCAAATCTGATCCTATTTCAGTCCTCAAAGACCTGTTAGTGAAGAACGTTGAGTTATCCAAGCAGATGCCCACCATCGAGGAGCTGCGTATCACATCCATTCCAATCCCAGGCCTCAAGGGACTGAAACAAAAAAACATTGATGGTGGTAACGACCAACAGGACTATTCTAGAGCTGCTCACGATCTGGATCAACCTCCGGTCTCGGAGATTCTGCATGCTGGTTTTGCTGAGTTGGTCACCATTGCCCATAATGGTCTTTTCATGAATGAAGAGTCGGACATTTTTCTGGATGAGGACACGGCTGGGAATAATATTCGGGTCCTCCCAGATTTGAAATCCTTTTATTGGGTAGAAACACATGAACCAAAACCAAAGACCCCACAGAGGTTCAAGGACCACCAAGTGTTAAGCAGCTCTAGCTTCTCCACGGGACGACATTTCTGGATGGTGGAAACAAGTAAGTGGGGAAACTGGAGACTGGGAATGTCGTATCCCAGTATCGCCAGGAAAGGCTTCCGCTCCTACATTGGGTGCAACACCAAATCGTGGGGCTTGTGCAAATGGAACAACCAGTACTCGGTGATGCATGCCTGCAAGGAGGTCAAGCTGCCGGATAAGTTTACCTGCCAGCGCTTCGGGGTGTACCTGGACTATGAGGCAGGTCACCTGTCCTTCTACGAGCTGAGTGACCCCATCCGACACCTGTTCTCCTTCCACGCCACCTTCACCAAACCACTTCACGCCATCTTCAgactctggttggattcacatggtGGGGCGTGGATGATGCTGAAGAACAGTGGACCTCATGTCACTGCATGGCCAGTAGGTGGTGGTCGCCTGTAG